Proteins encoded in a region of the Vicia villosa cultivar HV-30 ecotype Madison, WI linkage group LG5, Vvil1.0, whole genome shotgun sequence genome:
- the LOC131608001 gene encoding transcription factor BC1-like, with translation MAAFSYQLPFLVDSSSYNFAKINTSLTPHTLHVHQDNNNSLSNQETSCVDQASKNSLSPESSMVVDNLEKGEQVTQKVSSMEKKRRVRANKASSSSPLSKESKEERSKKQKKTSCEGMRGEEKKDQKKFFEEAPPSGYIHVRARRGQATDSHSLAERVRREKISERMKILQQLVPGCDKVTGKALVLDEIINYVQSLQNQVEFLSMKIASVNPIFFDFAMDLDMVRPDHERLNSITSPSPSTPLQSVPLCSSNHATPFADTTLTSFHHAASNNEYLLDYSTPVFHQGQRSNTFFEHTDGPYWDLEEQRQKLLNPYGFSNNTCSLN, from the exons atgGCAGCTTTTTCATACCAACTACCTTTTCTTGTTGACTCTTCATCTTATAACTTCGCTAAGATAAACACTTCTCTTACTCCTCACACTCTTCATGTTCATCAAGATAACAACAACTCTCTTAGTAATCAAGAAACTAGTTGTGTTGATCAAGCCTCTAAGAATAGTTTAAGTCCTGAATCGTCCATGGTGGTTGATAATCTTGAAAAGGGTGAACAAGTTACTCAGAAAGTGAGTTCTATGGAGAAGAAGAGAAGGGTTAGAGCTAACAAGGCGTCTTCGAGTAGCCCCTTATCTAAG GAGTCAAAAGAAGAGAGAAGCAAAAAACAAAAGAAGACTAGTTGTGAAGGGATGAGAGGAGAAGAGAAGAAGGATCAAAAGAAATTCTTTGAAGAGGCTCCTCCAAGTGGCTATATCCATGTCAGAGCAAGGAGGGGTCAGGCAACAGATAGCCACAGCCTTGCTGAAAGG gtgagaagagagaaaataagtGAAAGGATGAAGATATTGCAGCAACTTGTGCCTGGCTGTGATAAA GTAACTGGAAAAGCTCTTGTGTTGgatgaaataatcaattatgtACAGTCCTTACAGAATCAAGTAGAG TTCTTGTCAATGAAGATTGCATCAGTGAATCCAATCTTCTTTGACTTTGCAATGGACTTAGACATGGTTAGACCAGATCATGAG AGATTAAATAGCATAACATCACCATCACCATCAACACCACTACAATCAGTACCATTATGCAGCTCCAACCATGCCACACCTTTTGCTGACACAACCCTCACAAGCTTCCACCATGCTGCATCTAATAATGAATATCTTTTGGATTATTCAACTCCAGTTTTTCATCAAGGACAAAGGTCAAATACCTTCTTTGAG CACACTGATGGGCCATATTGGGACTTAGAGGAGCAACGACAAAAGCTTCTTAATCCATATGGATTCAGCAACAATACATGTTCCTTAaattaa